A stretch of DNA from Plasmodium brasilianum strain Bolivian I chromosome 3, whole genome shotgun sequence:
CTTTAATTCTTAACTTAGATGCATTATTTTTCAACAGGTAAAATACTAATTATTTTTAGATtcactttcttttttttttttttttctcaaatttttattatttagatAAGCATATCTCTATggcaataaaaatatgtaaatattattttctaataaaattaaaaactgCGACCTTTGAAAAGCtgcgctttttttttttttttttgaaaaacgtATAATAAATGGTTCTATTTAatggttaaaaaaaagaaaaaatgagaCATGTAtaccattaaaaaatttgaaaaaatcacaataataattatggagaggtgaagaaaaattaatcagTATGTATTCTACATCCTATGATgtacttgaaaaaaaattcaggTAAAACACtgtattatgtacatatatatttaattatttcattcattatttcttataacatatatatatatatatatacatacctaCATACATACTACTTTTTAAGAGAGATAAAATGTTCTGAATTTTTCGCACTAATAACCACATTTTTCTAACTATAGAAATTAGTAATAAAATTGACGAaggggaaaagaaaaaaataagtgtaATTTAAGTGGAATATAGtagaatacatatacatacacacacataaatataaacctacatacgtatatacttacgttcatacatacatacatacataaatatccACAAAATTTACGTTTATGTAAGCACAAggcaatttttaatttaaaaaggaaGTACTCACTGTGTACTAGTACTGCATATAAGCATACCaatgacaaaaaaacaaaaacaacaaaaaaaaaaaaaaatgaatacaaatatatatacacactgTAATGCTTTCAATGGTTGTGTACAAATGCCGAGATCTAAAATTGTAGAAATAAGTACTATATCGtaaggttaaaaaaaaaaaaaaaaatgtttatctCTATTCCACATATTTCTATTTCAACTGTTTAAAACGATATgagatttttataaaaataaaaataaaaataaaaaaattaaattaaattatattaaattaattttaaatttaaattctttgttcttgttctttttctttttcttcctcttttttttttttttttttagtgtcCTACTGTTAAGTTTTCATTtgacaaataaatattacaagTTCAAATTGGAaggcataaaaaaaaaaatttgtcaTACGTAGTTGTAAACTCGATGTAAATTTAAGACTTCAAGAAAATTTAGATTATGCAACAGGTGCATATTCctaatttttaagaaattgtAATAAACCAGGGGATGGGAAAGGGGGGAAACAttataaagtaataaaacaATGAATTATGCTTATGCCAACTATTCGTACCAATATttctgtaaaaatataatattctgaAAAGTTCAAGATAAATCCACACTTTTTCACcgaaataagtaaaaataaactacATAAAAGGCAgaatagtaaaaattaagGAAAAGCCAGTTCTTTTTCATTGGTATACCTTACATATTAGTCACTACCCATTATGccgttttctttttctttttctttttctttttccttttcttttcattttccattttttttttctttttttttttttttatttgttaaaaattccaaaaaagaactttcttataataataaacaaagtATGACTAACACGTctttgatataaaatattaaaagcctatatcatttttttgtaacatTAGCTTTGTTATTAGTGGCCACTGAAAAAAGGACCTTGTGAAATGTTTCAGCATAAACAcataaagaatattttggtcaaaatataaatacatacatatgtacacaaatttttaaatatataaatatatatttaacgcatgcaaaaaataatttttacatttgttTTCCAAAATATTACAAGGGAACTGTCATTTTTAGCGTATAACctctttacatttttctaatatatgaatttcatttcattttattttattttatttcgttcTACTTTATTTCATgttactttatttatttttttttcttcataatgATTTTGATATTGCAGATAAGATCATTAGAACAGGTAACACAGTCAAATTAgaatatgcgtatatataaatatatatatacatacttatatattcatattcgCACAACACTGTTCCTCTTTCTCTAGTGTGCTCATACATGATTCTAAATACTCAGTGTGTACAAGTGTATGCACATGCATAACGACTGCATATGGAATACACATGATAAAATATGATACAGCATCCTTTATGTTACTAATAAACATAACAGTGAAATgcacttgaaaaaaaaatgtgctcTTTACTTAAGAGCATTTcgatttttatatgtttttctttttattctgtCACAGAAACTTTTTTACATTTGAACAAACagataaaaggaaaaatttgaCGTGTACTACATTTGCACATTTAAAAGATTAGCAGTTAGTTAAATTTTCCTTAAATGGaaaacacatatatgcatatacatatatacaatcaTACTTGCatgtaaatatgaataacGTACAAAAAATGGGTGAACTGTCATCAAGTTCTTCTTATCATTTTAGCTCTtacaaaaaacaatttttattttttaaagaaattttcAATGAATTCATTTTGTTCGTGTACTCCAAGTTGTTTCTCCTTGTCAGCTATTTTCATTATctagcaaaaaataaaaaaaagaaaaaaaaagaaaaggcgATTAGTAACGTGAAAAATTGTCAAAATGAAAAGCAAaacttcattattttatatttacacaaaTTACACAAAATTCAGCGAAATGTTTCCCAATTTTTCTTTGCCTCTTATATATCTTATCGCTCATGgctgtgtatatatatatatatatatacacatatatatatttatttatagaaGCAACGAATACACCTGCACAATGCACTGAAATTGATGGTAGTCTAATAAGGGCAAGAATAGTATAGGAGaaataattccttttttatttaagtgTATTCCTTTAGACCCCAATCCATATAACacatttaaatgaaaagagaGTTTTTTATCAACTTTTCTTCTGTATAATTCATCAATTATTTCAAGTTTTGACCAGTTAGAATTTAGCATTTTGGAGtttactaaaaaatttaaaatattattaatttttgctCTTGGTGGGGTGCCTgttgatattttttcaaatgattTCTTCAAATTTTCATCTGTTAAAGAAATGCCCTGTTCAGATGTTTTCGTATAACCTTCACTTCTTCTAATTGTGGTAATTGGTCTcactatatatgtatatctccCCATTTTAcgtcttttcttttaaagaaaaaaaaaaaaaaaaaaagggctTTTATTCCTCAAATAGTTATATTAGTTCTTTTAACTTATATTTGAATTGtgggaaaaattatttgacaAAATTAGCATATCACATATCTTTAGTAgctacaaaaatataaaataaaataaaaatataacgcACTCTTCATAAAAAAGCTAGAGTGGAGTACAAGAGCTTAGTTTACACAAATGCCGTATTTGAGTTAGCCTTCCTATGTTTCCTGATTCCCAAATGGTAATTAACAAATTTagaaaaactttttaaaaataatcttattttaaaagatacaTGTAGGGGATTATTTTACTCTtcctcttttattttgttctgtGATTACAAATTAAAGCCGTGtttcaatttttatgttgttttttctttttttttcaagctGTTTCTACTTTTACGTAATAATTAACACTTATGGGATAATAAACTTTaaagagaaatatatatgtttactcttttaaaaaatttcaaaaatgttttaaaattaagtCACAAAAAAGGGCAAAGGcatgaataaaaaatgctACAAAAGTTATGTGTACGggtgcatacatatgcatatatatatatatatatatatctatatatataatatatatatctgtaatctatctttatatatatatatattattaaatatacgtatatatatacatgtataatgCGTACACATTAAGAATacctaaaaattaaaataaataactttaaaacgaaatcatatatatatcgaaaaaataaaattggaAGAAAGTTCaagttataaataattttttttctttttctgaaaaaataaaaattaaatcataAAAAGCAGGAAAGGTgggtggaaaaaaaataaaaaaaaaaaaaaaaatattttacagaataaattaaaatatacttatatacatatgtgcaaaCATTCTCAAGTTTTCATTTCTgcatttttcactttttcgcttctctttttaatttttttctgtaataCTGTTTATCTTCTTAACAAACTCGTCCCTTGAGGTGCTACTCATAAATGTTACAATGTACTGATTTAGTTTTTTCTCGTCGCCTGAGGGATCAAAAAGTGggcaaaaataaatgtacatataaaatacgcatataaatgtgtataatAACTTGTGTCTTTGTgtttttccccctttttcTAATTCTTACATATGTCCCTTCCACTAAACAAGGCAGACATACTTTTTGATGGTATAATTTTGAACCCTTCAAAAATATCtgtgtttaaaaataatctACCACTCCCCTTTTGAAAACATAAAATCCtgaatttcttattttctgtgtttttcattatttgtatttttactGGTAAGTAACCTGCCCAGTCATATTTTTCGTTCTTCTTTATAAATTTGCTAATTTTTATGCTGCTCTCCGAGTATAACACCTCTTCGTTCTCTGTATAATTTAGGAAAGAGAAAATACGTATACACATGCACAAGTACATGCGCACATATAAGTTTGTACGTACGTaggcatacatatatatatatgtacgcatgtatgcacatatgtataaatatacatatccgtatgtataaatgtttatatatgcataccaAATGGGTTTTCCGATTCTGTCATTTTCACCTTCTTTTCATCAATaacacttttatttttatttaagctTTTTCTTAGCTTCTCTACATCTATATTTACGTTTCcaaaaatgtttaattttCCTACGTGTTCGTTGAACATTTTATTGGGTGAATTGTAATCAttctgaaaaaaaggaagatgAAATTTATTCATGTCTTTTGCTTTGTTTCCTTAACCTAGCTGACGTatcttacatatatatcatgCGTCCACGCatgccattttttttttttcttttaattaccATTGATGCAAACAAGcgatcattttttttaatatcactGCATTCACTAACCCCACTCTCGTTGTcgctgtaaaaaaaaaaaaaaaatattgtaattatGATGTgcaaatgtttatatatacatatatatacgtatatgtatgcacacgTACATGCGCATGTAAATGTGAATTTTCAACCAAATTAAACACTACTTTTTAAAGTAACCTCTTTTGATTTTTATTCACGCTGCTTTGATCCGTTCCCTTGTCAAAATTTCCTTCGCCATATACTATACTATCGTCATCATTACCGGATTTTTCGTTATCATCATTTCCTTGTACTGAGCACTCTTTCATTTCAACAAATTTTCTAATACCCTTTTTCTCATGTTCatcctcttcttcttctcCATTTCCatactttttttctacaaaatatttaacagCTTTGTCTTCTTCACTTTCTTTCCCTTTTTCTTCATCTCCGTCATCCTCTCCTACTTCTTCGTCTACTTCTTTGTCCacttttttctctatttcttcctcttcttcctccTCTGCTTCTTCTTCTACTTCTTCTACTACTGCTTCTCCCCCTTCGTCTTCTTGTTCTACTTCCTCCTCTTCATCATCTTCCACGCATTCTTCTACCTCTATTTCTACCTCTTCTTCTTCGTTTTCGTCTACTTGTTCCTCCTCGTCTTCATctacttctttttcttcatccACCCCTTCATctacttctttttcttcatccACCTCTTCATCTTCATCTTCTTCATCCACCTCTTCATCTTCATCTTCTTCATCCACCTCTTCATCTTCATCTGCTTCATCCACCTCTTCATCTTCTGCTTCTTCGTCTACTTCTTCATCTACTTCTTCAACTTCTTCCCCTttctcttcctcttcttcctgTACAGAATTCACATTAttgtcatttttatttccaacCAATTTTACATGCATGTTTCTTAGCTTGCCATCCTTcgattttttaagaatttctttttttttctgtgtatctttttctgttttacttttttccttttcaatatatttctttttaattatttttttagtttctTCAGCAAAACTATTTCTTGCATTTGctttaaatttctttttctttttaattctaGAGTTTTGTTTATCTACTGTTGATGTTACGTATTCCTTATCTTCCTCTGTAAGTTCTTGTGGGGTTATACTTTCATTCTCATAATTATCATTTAGTTTATCTTCAGTTActtcttttccatttttactcGTTTCACCTTCCTTATGGAACGAACAATTTTCGAATAattcgattttttttttacctaaattttttgttttaaaatggtaaagtaaatacatataattcatgtgcatacatatacatacatatgcatatgcatatacatatacatatacatatgtgtgtgtacatTACATTATCACttaaaaatgcatattttgggttaatttttttttctttttctacaACTTATACTGTCTTTTTCGTTCGGCTCTGAAGAATCAAGATCTGTTTTTGCAAtctaaaaatggaaaataaaaaaaattgcatagaaaaactgaaaaaaataaagtgttAGTTATAGCTACGAGgaaaagataataattttgtttatccCTCTTCTaattcttccatttttttgatgaattttttttgttttatcgCTTATCACTTTAGCAGgggaatttattttttctatgcTACGCCTAAcaaagataaaattatatgtatccGGTTAGTATGGGTCTTGCgtaaatttatacatatatatagaaacgCTAATATACAGGTAGATGCACACACatacccatatatatatgtcagACAACTTATGTCTGTATGTTtcttattgtatatatatataagcacatatgcatatgatGATTATGGataaaaccaaaaaaaaattatttaacgtCATCAAgtcaaaatattaataataaatataggtACACAAagtttatacataataatttaaagaaaaaaattaagtggttccaaaatttatgtaatctttttttttttttttttttatttcttactttttggaattctttattttagaATTGCCATCCTTCGACTTgggaaaatttattttctacGAAAAGTGGGAAGAAACATATGAAgagcatgtacatatatatatatatatatatatatacatacaaatatgtatatcgTAACTTCAGAAAATTGTGCATCATAGGTCTATAAAACGTTATCATACTAAATATAATTCGTTatactataaataatacatttttatacatattttttttcttattatatttatctttatctACCATAGTGGTTATGATATGTCAATTGAAATTAGCCACCTCCTTAAAGATGTGTgtataaacatttaaaaaaaagattataaaaaaaggttaatgctattttataaatatatacgcaatacaaacaaacatatatatatatatgtatatttatgaaaacaCTCTTCTTAAAAtgataaaggaaaaaaatatattgttccCCTTAGTTTTTGActtctctttttatatatatatatttatttatatttcatcaATTACTGCTCGTTTATTCGTGCACAGTTATTTGAGTTTATTTACTCATTCGTTTAATCAttcacttatttttttaatttacatctttatttacattcatttatattcacattcacatttacatttacgtttacatatatatatatatatatatacatatatatagatagatagatactTGTAGCTAACATTTCATTTCCGCACATTTATGAACAAACTAAAAGAAAGAAgataaacaatttttatttttatcattaaacaaaataacatttcaatttttttttttttttttcaaagtaTTACATAATCATATCCATTCAAAACATAAAAAGATTTAGtagtatgcatatatataataatatataaaaaattaataacaactccacaaattatttattttttttttttttttctgtttatcCCTTTTTGTCATACGGCTAAATCAGCATTCCACTGtgatgttttttttgtttcgttatactttttttaatattatttttgttttactttgctttgttttgctctgttttgctttatttggtttattttgtttattttgcttcattctgtatattttgctttattttaccttattttggtgtattatatttttttttaaattattgagAAATACTAAGATACGCATCCATTCGTataatcaaataaaattaaaacataaattatatgtaaaaagaaatagtactaccttttttcaaaaaaactAACCTAGTTATTATCCTGACCCACTGGCACTTCATtgaaagaacaaaaaaaaaaaaaaataatatatgaacacaTATACACCTATCGTATGTGTATAAAATAGTATGTATGAATTAATACGTGTATTTATCacattatatgaaataaatggcacactaaagaaaaaaaaaaaaaaaagagagcaAAAGAATTAGggaaacaaaatgaaaaactttaagaatataaacacatggaaaaatgaaggaaagcaaagagaagaaaaaaaaaaaagagctaaTAAAGAACAGAGctaatatttctttctttctcttAAGCATATTTGAAAGATCtcatcatataaataaaatagaaacaaAGGTATGTGCTTATTAAGTGTTAATGATGATTGTATTTATTGCTTCAATCATTATACCAATACAATACATTAttgtattgtttttatttttaaattaatacaatgtatcttttcaataaaaaaaaaaaaaaaatatgacaaaAGTTAAACAGAAAGAAGATgcctaatatatattgtattttgTAAGAGTATTGTTTATGTTaaacaatataattaaataatttttcctaCATTAAGCTAATTTCAAatcataatgaaaataatacattGAAGTGTAGTAAGTCCAAAAATATGTTGAAGAGTGCagctttaataaaaaaataaaacaatagcGAACTGAGTAAGAATAGTGTGTGTGTAAATGTTTGTGCATATcattgttatttatatattttttttgtttttagtttaattatatgtaacAGTGAACAACGGTCATTTGAGTAAAAATAAACGGATGGTGGTACTGTGGGggataaattatataataaaatatacatgtttgaaaattttgcttaataatatatttactctattttttatttgtttttaatttaaaaagggcaaaaaaaaaaaaaaatattataataaaacaaaataataaaagatctaaaataaattttttaattaaaaattgtgGAACGTAGAACGCAACACATGAATCACAAACCATGGAATATAAAGCATAttcattcttttaattttatgcatTGAGAATAAATCAATATTTTAgatacaacaaaaaaaaaaaaaaaaaaacaaggaaaaaaggaaaaataaagccaaaagcaaaagaaaatGTATGAACTTCTTATTtgcaattttaaaaaatttgggagaaatgaataatatttttttttccccttcttCTCAATATCGCTTCATACAATATTCTCGTCATGTCATCTTCTCATCACATGTCCTTTGCCGTTCGAACGTAAAACATGGCAACTCCTTTCCAATTGGAATAAACACAAGAACAGGTAAACAGAAA
This window harbors:
- a CDS encoding hypothetical protein (conserved Plasmodium protein), giving the protein MGRYTYIVRPITTIRRSEGYTKTSEQGISLTDENLKKSFEKISTGTPPRAKINNILNFLVNSKMLNSNWSKLEIIDELYRRKVDKKLSFHLNVLYGLGSKGIHLNKKGIISPILFLPLLDYHQFQCIVQIMKIADKEKQLGVHEQNEFIENFFKK
- a CDS encoding hypothetical protein (conserved Plasmodium protein) — encoded protein: MKQNKQNKPNKAKQSKTKQSKTKIILKKKINFPKSKDGNSKIKNSKKRSIEKINSPAKIAKTDLDSSEPNEKDSKKKIELFENCSFHKEGETSKNGKEVTEDKLNDNYENESITPQELTEEDKEYVTSTVDKQNSRIKKKKKFKANARNSFAEETKKIIKKKYIEKEKSKTEKDTQKKKEILKKSKDGKLRNMHVKLVGNKNDNNVNSVQEEEEEKGEEVEEVDEEVDEEAEDEEVDEADEDEEVDEEDEDEEVDEEDEDEEVDEEKEVDEGVDEEKEVDEDEEEQVDENEEEEVEIEVEECVEDDEEEEVEQEDEGGEAVVEEVEEEAEEEEEEEIEKKVDKEVDEEVGEDDGDEEKGKESEEDKAVKYFVEKKYGNGEEEEDEHEKKGIRKFVEMKECSVQGNDDNEKSGNDDDSIVYGEGNFDKGTDQSSVNKNQKSDNESGVSECSDIKKNDRLFASMNDYNSPNKMFNEHVGKLNIFGNVNIDVEKLRKSLNKNKSVIDEKKVKMTESENPFENEEVLYSESSIKISKFIKKNEKYDWAGYLPVKIQIMKNTENKKFRILCFQKGSGRLFLNTDIFEGFKIIPSKSMSALFSGRDICDEKKLNQYIVTFMSSTSRDEFVKKINSITEKN